Genomic window (Dictyoglomus thermophilum H-6-12):
GCTGTCCTGTCAAGCTTGGCTTTAATTTCGCTTGTGCTTTTTTTATTTGTTGAACTTGTTATTTATTCTGTTCCTAGTATTAAAAAATTTGGAATTAAGTTTTTAATTGAAAAGATATGGGATCCTGTAGCTGAAAAATATGGAGCACTCCCTGCCATTTATGGAACTTTAGTTACCTCCTTTTTTGCTCTTTTAATTGCTTTTCCTTTAAGTATAGGTATTGCGATTTTTATATCTGAACTTTCTCCTCCTCTTTTGCAGAGGCCTCTTTCTTTTATTATTGAACTTTTAGGTGCAATTCCAAGCCTTATATATGGTATGTGGGGACTTTTTTCCCTTGCTCCATTAATTCAGCTTAAGGTTGGTCCTTTTTTGCAAAGGATATTAGGATTTTTGCCTCTTTTTCAGGGATATCCTATAGGAGTTGGATATTTGACTGCGAGTATAGTTCTTTCTATAATGATAATTCCTACTATTTCTTCTCTTTCAAGAGAAATTTTAATGGCCGTTCCTAAGGATCAAAGAGAGGCAGGATATGCTTTGGGTATGACTAAATGGGAAGTAATATGGAGAGTAGTTCTTGGTAATGCAAAATCGGGAATTTTTGCGGCAGGAATGTTAGGATTAGGAAGGGCTCTTGGAGAAGCTGTGGCAGTTACTATGGTGATAGGTAATTTCTATGATATATCCATCTCTTTATTTTCTCCAGGTGTTACTATAACCAGTGTTATTATAAATGAGTTTGCTGAAGCAACAGGACAATTGAAGATTTCAGTTCTTATGGAACTTGCATTAATACTTTTTATCATTACTTTCTTTGTTATGGGATTTGCCCGATATTATATCTTAAAGAGGATTGAAGGACGATGAGTTATAAAAGAAGGAAAGCTATAAATAAGGTAATGATATTTATAAGCATACTAACCTTTTTAATAGGAGCTTTCTTTCTTTTCTGGATTCTTGGAGATATATTTTTAAAAGGAATAAGACATATTAACTTACGAATGTTTGTTGAGCTTCCTAAACCTCCAGGGGTTCCCGGAGGAGGTATTGGTAATGCTCTTGTAGGTACACTTATCCTCACCATACTTGCAAGTATTATTGGTATTCCTATAGGAATAATGGTGGGAGTCTATGTAAATGAGTATGGAAGAGGAAAACTTGCTTGGTGGACTAAATTTCTTTCAGAGGTTTTAACCAGCTTTCCTACCATAATTATCGGTGTCTTTGTTTATCTTATTGTGGTGGTTCCTATGAAGTCTTTCTCTGCCCTTGCAGGTGGAATAGCCTTAGGAATTATTATGTTGCCTATTATTGCAAAATCTGCCGATGAATCTATAAAAATGGTCCCTAACTCTTTAAGGGAAG
Coding sequences:
- the pstC gene encoding phosphate ABC transporter permease subunit PstC → MKRNLGDIIFKILAVLSSLALISLVLFLFVELVIYSVPSIKKFGIKFLIEKIWDPVAEKYGALPAIYGTLVTSFFALLIAFPLSIGIAIFISELSPPLLQRPLSFIIELLGAIPSLIYGMWGLFSLAPLIQLKVGPFLQRILGFLPLFQGYPIGVGYLTASIVLSIMIIPTISSLSREILMAVPKDQREAGYALGMTKWEVIWRVVLGNAKSGIFAAGMLGLGRALGEAVAVTMVIGNFYDISISLFSPGVTITSVIINEFAEATGQLKISVLMELALILFIITFFVMGFARYYILKRIEGR
- the pstA gene encoding phosphate ABC transporter permease PstA — translated: MSYKRRKAINKVMIFISILTFLIGAFFLFWILGDIFLKGIRHINLRMFVELPKPPGVPGGGIGNALVGTLILTILASIIGIPIGIMVGVYVNEYGRGKLAWWTKFLSEVLTSFPTIIIGVFVYLIVVVPMKSFSALAGGIALGIIMLPIIAKSADESIKMVPNSLREAAYALGVPKWRTILKVVIPSASSGIITGIMIAIARVMGETAPLLFTSLNNVYWSLSLTKPIGSLTVTIFNYATSPYDDWRNMAYASALVLVFLILILNIIARIYGGRKK